A stretch of DNA from Candidatus Pantoea bituminis:
ATCAGAGAGTAGAGGCAGAAAACAACGCAGGAAGGGTTAAAAAGGCCACCATTTAATGAATTTTTTGTAACGCCACGCTAATAGCAGTGCAGCAATACCGGCATAAATCAACGGTTGCGGCGACACAGTTTTCACTGACCAAATGTAGTGAATAGGTGCCAGTATGGCCACGATATAGATGCAGTTATGCAAAGTTTGCCAGCGTTTGCCGAGCTTGCGCTGCATACGTTGAAATGAAGTGACAGTAAGTGCCAGCAGTATCAACCAACAAATAATTCCCAGCGTAAGATAAGGACGGGAAATTAATTCGCTCCCCAACAAACGGAGATTATCAACGCCAAGTTCCAGCAGGTAGTAGCTCAGTAAGTGAAGGCAGGCCCACACAAAGGTCCAGACGCCAAGCAGGCGGCGTGTGCGGATCAACAGCGGCTGT
This window harbors:
- the msrQ gene encoding protein-methionine-sulfoxide reductase heme-binding subunit MsrQ; amino-acid sequence: MRLSIKQITWLKVVLHLVAFLPLVYLFLAASQGGLSADPAKDIQHFTGRMALKLLLATLLVSPLTRYAKQPLLIRTRRLLGVWTFVWACLHLLSYYLLELGVDNLRLLGSELISRPYLTLGIICWLILLALTVTSFQRMQRKLGKRWQTLHNCIYIVAILAPIHYIWSVKTVSPQPLIYAGIAALLLAWRYKKFIKWWPF